A genomic segment from Neobacillus sp. YX16 encodes:
- a CDS encoding YitT family protein, with the protein MKQKIIAMLIGSLLLSLGVNGFLVPYHLLDGGVIGLGLIIHYFYGWPTGLSMIVLSLPLYILAWFFERRYFYYSLHGLIISSFCIDLLSFMNGKIQLGIFPSTILGGILVGVGIGLMLRYETSTGGTDLLAQILTKFTSVNIGIIIFFIDGLVITSGIQVVGLEKFFYSLLTIIFVGLMTSITVIRKPEAN; encoded by the coding sequence TTGAAACAAAAAATTATTGCTATGCTGATAGGCAGTTTATTATTAAGCCTTGGTGTTAATGGATTTCTCGTACCCTATCATTTGCTTGATGGCGGAGTGATTGGGTTAGGGTTAATCATTCACTATTTTTATGGTTGGCCAACTGGCCTTAGTATGATTGTTTTAAGTCTCCCTCTCTATATCTTGGCATGGTTCTTTGAAAGACGTTATTTCTACTACAGCCTGCATGGACTTATCATTTCTTCTTTTTGTATTGACTTACTATCCTTTATGAATGGGAAAATTCAGCTTGGCATTTTTCCAAGTACGATACTTGGGGGAATTCTGGTCGGAGTTGGGATTGGTCTAATGCTCCGCTATGAAACAAGTACGGGTGGAACAGATTTACTAGCCCAAATTCTCACCAAATTTACTTCTGTTAATATAGGGATTATCATTTTCTTCATTGATGGTCTCGTCATTACTAGCGGTATTCAAGTAGTGGGTTTAGAAAAATTCTTCTACTCTTTATTAACCATTATTTTTGTTGGCTTGATGACCTCAATAACAGTCATTAGAAAACCAGAAGCAAATTGA
- a CDS encoding inorganic phosphate transporter, with amino-acid sequence MEILIILVVIGALAFDFINGFHDTANSIATSVSTKALRPRHAILLAAIMNFVGAMTFTGVAKSISKDIVDPFTLENGSVVILAALLSAIFWNLLTWYYGIPSSSSHAIIGSIAGAALASAGFGALNYGGFLKILQALILSPILAFGVGYIVYSIFKVVFKNANLAKTNRNFRYMQIATAALQSYSHGTNDAQKAMGIITMALIANGYLGSNAEVPFWVQFSCALAMGLGTSVGGWKIIKTVGGKIMKIRPINGVAADLTGAAVIFGATFMHVPVSTTHVISSGILGVGASHRLKGVKWDTAQRMLITWVITLPISAGIAAICYFILNLFF; translated from the coding sequence ATGGAAATTTTAATTATTTTAGTTGTCATTGGTGCCCTTGCATTTGACTTTATTAATGGGTTTCATGATACGGCGAACTCGATTGCAACATCTGTTTCTACAAAGGCTTTAAGACCACGGCATGCCATTCTGTTAGCCGCAATCATGAATTTTGTAGGGGCGATGACGTTTACGGGTGTAGCTAAATCCATTTCTAAGGATATTGTCGACCCTTTTACGCTTGAGAACGGATCGGTGGTTATTCTGGCAGCACTATTATCAGCCATTTTTTGGAACTTATTAACATGGTATTATGGAATTCCGAGTAGTTCATCACATGCAATTATCGGATCCATTGCAGGCGCCGCACTTGCATCAGCTGGTTTTGGTGCCCTTAACTACGGTGGATTCTTGAAAATCCTCCAAGCCCTAATACTTTCACCAATATTAGCGTTTGGGGTCGGTTATATTGTGTACAGTATTTTTAAAGTGGTGTTTAAGAATGCAAATCTAGCGAAGACGAATCGAAATTTTCGTTATATGCAAATAGCCACTGCGGCCCTACAGTCTTATTCACATGGAACGAATGACGCCCAAAAAGCAATGGGGATTATCACGATGGCTTTAATTGCAAATGGCTACCTTGGCAGTAATGCTGAAGTTCCATTTTGGGTACAGTTCTCCTGTGCGCTGGCAATGGGATTAGGTACATCTGTCGGAGGATGGAAGATTATTAAAACCGTTGGCGGCAAGATCATGAAAATCAGACCCATTAACGGTGTAGCAGCCGATTTGACTGGTGCAGCTGTTATCTTTGGTGCTACTTTCATGCATGTACCAGTTAGTACGACACACGTCATTTCTTCTGGTATTTTAGGGGTTGGTGCTTCACACCGACTTAAAGGAGTAAAATGGGATACAGCACAACGTATGCTGATAACATGGGTAATAACCCTTCCTATCTCTGCAGGAATCGCTGCAATTTGTTATTTCATTTTAAACCTTTTCTTTTAA
- a CDS encoding DUF47 domain-containing protein, which translates to MAKKVDKFSALLSNISSNLKEGANYFADYKLKNISDLKIFSEKMKEIETKGDTFVHEVIKQLNDAFITPIEREDILHLANSMDDVLDGLEATAALFEMYSITQADDFMLQFVAALKASVHEIDQAMELLANKKLPQMREHAIKIKDYESKCDNILRQSIKHLFTVEKDPIKIIQYKEIYENLEDIADSCQSVANTLETIIMKNA; encoded by the coding sequence ATGGCAAAAAAAGTTGATAAATTTTCTGCTTTATTAAGTAATATTTCTTCAAACTTAAAGGAAGGTGCAAATTACTTTGCTGATTATAAATTAAAAAATATAAGTGATTTGAAAATTTTCTCAGAGAAGATGAAAGAGATTGAAACGAAGGGTGATACCTTTGTTCATGAAGTCATTAAGCAGCTAAATGATGCATTTATCACGCCTATTGAACGTGAAGATATTCTCCATCTAGCAAACAGTATGGATGACGTACTGGACGGCCTAGAAGCAACTGCTGCATTATTTGAAATGTATTCAATCACACAGGCAGATGATTTTATGCTTCAATTTGTGGCTGCCTTAAAAGCAAGTGTTCACGAAATTGATCAAGCAATGGAATTGCTGGCGAATAAGAAACTTCCTCAAATGCGAGAACATGCTATCAAAATAAAAGATTATGAATCAAAATGCGATAATATCCTTCGTCAATCCATTAAGCATTTATTTACAGTCGAGAAGGATCCAATAAAAATTATTCAATACAAAGAAATATACGAAAATCTTGAGGATATTGCTGACAGCTGTCAATCTGTTGCAAATACACTTGAAACCATTATTATGAAAAATGCATAA
- a CDS encoding GlsB/YeaQ/YmgE family stress response membrane protein — translation MSFIWALIVGGVIGWLAGLIVGRDVPGGIIGNIIAGFIGAWLGTLLLGDWGPNVADFAIIPAIIGSVALVFLLSLIMRAFRKTDR, via the coding sequence ATGAGTTTCATTTGGGCATTAATCGTCGGTGGAGTGATTGGCTGGTTAGCTGGTCTTATTGTTGGTAGAGATGTTCCAGGTGGTATTATAGGTAATATAATTGCAGGGTTTATTGGTGCTTGGCTCGGTACTTTATTATTAGGAGATTGGGGACCAAATGTTGCCGATTTTGCGATTATCCCTGCCATTATCGGATCAGTTGCACTTGTCTTCCTGTTATCACTGATAATGAGGGCATTTAGAAAAACTGACAGATAA
- a CDS encoding RluA family pseudouridine synthase, with protein MLKTTRKGNWMEINTPKSWEGKTIEEIFRKEWEVSKKLTHLFRMEHKVFVNGNKASWTSPLKLGDKVLIKLFEDEDRMDLPSFFYDIQVLFEDDHVIVFNKPAFMNTHPNDETDKSTLLQAAQFYLHSKGEKVEIRHVHRLDRDTTGAILFAKHALAGAILDRMLEKHELKRTYLAIVQGPLKKKKGIINEPIGRDRHHATRRRVSSTGQEAITHYQLIKEENSYTYVKCWLETGRTHQIRVHFSHIGHPLLGDILYGGKPKFSRQALHAAKLEFTHPITGEEIICYAPFIDNPPIFESVDINKL; from the coding sequence AAAGCTGGGAAGGAAAAACCATAGAAGAAATTTTTCGAAAAGAATGGGAGGTCTCAAAGAAACTTACTCATTTATTCCGAATGGAACACAAAGTATTTGTTAATGGAAATAAAGCTTCGTGGACATCTCCTCTTAAATTAGGAGATAAGGTGCTAATTAAGTTATTTGAAGATGAGGACAGAATGGACCTTCCTTCTTTCTTTTATGATATACAGGTTCTATTTGAGGACGACCATGTAATCGTTTTTAATAAACCTGCTTTTATGAACACACATCCTAACGACGAAACCGATAAAAGTACACTTTTACAAGCAGCACAATTTTATCTGCATTCAAAAGGTGAAAAAGTTGAGATTCGGCATGTCCATCGTTTAGACAGGGATACCACAGGCGCTATCCTCTTTGCTAAACACGCATTAGCAGGTGCGATTTTGGACAGAATGCTCGAAAAACATGAATTGAAGAGAACTTATCTTGCTATTGTTCAAGGACCTTTGAAAAAGAAAAAAGGGATTATAAATGAGCCAATTGGACGTGACCGTCATCATGCAACAAGAAGAAGAGTTTCTTCAACTGGTCAAGAGGCAATTACGCATTATCAACTTATTAAAGAGGAAAACAGTTATACCTATGTAAAATGTTGGCTAGAAACAGGGAGAACCCATCAAATACGTGTGCATTTCAGCCATATTGGTCACCCATTACTGGGCGATATTTTATATGGAGGAAAGCCGAAATTCAGTCGACAGGCACTACACGCGGCAAAATTAGAATTTACTCACCCTATTACTGGAGAAGAAATCATTTGTTATGCCCCATTTATAGATAACCCACCTATCTTCGAGAGTGTAGACATTAATAAGCTATAA